The Xenopus tropicalis strain Nigerian chromosome 2, UCB_Xtro_10.0, whole genome shotgun sequence genome window below encodes:
- the LOC116408577 gene encoding cell wall protein DAN4-like has translation MARWRWIYLFTLLAICDICKAQSTQCICSSPVTSITTAFTTTTSSTSTMTSLATTTTNPTSTSLSPTTLPTTSTTTTQVTSTSSTVPTTTTAPTSTAASSTTTTSSAATTTAATSSIATTISACAQATVSIQLVQVSSDQIQVIPVAQNGPTGAQFNVTLSQGNSVVNSSATTSGSTVTFPSLLPATQYTITVKQLSCPNNADTSNNVTTAGQVIAAAVKIQNIPFTADMSNTSSPAYTSFATSFIASLIQSLPADIQALIASGQLVININSLTNGSIIVSFTIVASPSANLTVSNVSQSFTTALTNNTNYTVDPASLNFTAQNLCATANPCSVNANCTSINGVASCQCLSGFNDTSPSVPGITCVGKRK, from the exons ATGGCACGATGGAGATGGATCTATTTATTCACTTTGCTTGCCATCTGTG ATATTTGCAAGGCACAAAGCACTCAATGCATATGTTCGTCTCCGGTAACCTCAATCACCACAGCTTTCACGACTACGACTTCATCTACAAGCACCATGACTAGTCTGGCAACGACCACAACTAATCCCACATCTACTTCTCTCTCACCCACAACACTACCTACAACTTCGACTACTACAACTCAAGTTACAAGCACTAGCAGTACAGTCCCAACAACTACAACTGCCCCAACATCTACTGCAGCCTCATCCACAACAACTACAAGTAGTGCTGCAACAACAACCGCAGCTACAAGTAGTATTGCAACAACAATATCTGCATGTG CACAAGCAACTGTGTCTATTCAGCTGGTCCAAGTGTCTAGCGACCAAATCCAGGTCATTCCTGTTGCACAAAATGGACCAACTGGAGCTCAGTTCAACGTGACACTGTCACAGGGCAATTCAGTTGTAAATTCTAGCGCCACAACATCGGGCTCCACGGTCACATTTCCCAGCCTGCTCCCTGCCACTCAGTATACCATCACGGTGAAGCAACTGTCTTGTCCCAACAATGCTGATACCTCCAACAATGTTACCACAG CCGGACAAGTAATTGCAGCGGCAGTCAAGATACAGAATATTCCATTTACGGCTGATATGAGCAATACAAGCAGCCCGGCGTACACAAGTTTTGCAACTAGCTTCATTGCAAGT CTAATACAGAGCTTGCCGGCTGACATCCAAGCCTTGATTGCTTCGGGACAATTGGTTATCAACATAAACAGTCTCACTAACGGAAGCATCATCGTCAGCTTTACCATAGTCGCTAGCCCGTCGGCGAATCTGACAGTGAGCAACGTGTCGCAGTCATTCACCACCGCCCTCACCAACAACACCAACTATACTGTCGACCCAGCATCCCTCAATTTTACAG CCCAAAACTTGTGTGCTACAGCAAACCCATGTTCTGTAAATGCCAACTGCACTTCCATCAATGGAGTAGCCAGCTGCCAGTGCCTGTCTGGGTTCAATGACACCAGTCCCAGTGTTCCCGGGATCACCTGCGTAGGTAAGAGGAAATGA